From the genome of Pseudonocardia sp. EC080619-01:
ACGCCGCCGGCATCGCCCACGACGGGATCACCGAGGCGGACTACGGGCTGGGGCTGTCGTTCAAGGACCCGGACGGCAACGCGCTGGAGTTCTTCGTCCTCGCGGCGTGAGCGCAGGGTGCCGGCGGGACCGGCTCAGGAGATCGACGATCCCGCCGGCATCGCCTCGAACCGCAGGTCCGGGAACTTCTTCTGGATGATGTCCATCCGCCACTTGTTGCTGAACAGCGCCAGGTACTCGCCGTCGGAGTCGCGGCGCAGCACCTCGCACTCGGACTGCGACGACAGCGCGTCGACCGCGGCCTGCTCGGTGAGCCGCGCGATCTGGTACGGCAGCCGGTCCAGCAGCACCGGCGCGTTGAACTCGGTCTCCAGCCGGCCGGTGACGACGTCGAACTGCAGCGGTCCGACCGCCGCGAGCACCGGCGCCTGGTCGCCGCGCAGGTCCGAGCGCAGGATCTGGATGACGGCCTCGTTGCCGAGCTGCTCGATGCCCCTGCGGAACTGCTTGTACTTGCCGGCGTCCTTGGCACGGATCACCGCGAAGTGCTCCGGCGCGAACGCGGGGATCGACGGGAACTCCACCGGCCCTGACGCGTAGAGCGTGTCGCCGGGGCGCAGTGCGGTCGCGTTGACCAGGCCGACGATGTCACCCGGGAACGCCTCCTCGACCGTCCTGCGCTCGGAACCGAACACCGACTGCGCGTACTTGGTGGCGAACGGCTTGCCGGTCGTCGCGTGGGTGAGCACCATGCCGCGCTCGAACCGGCCCGAGCAGATCCGCAGGAACGCCATCCGGTCCCGGTGCGCCTTGTCCATCCCGGCCTGCACCTTGAACACCAGCCCGGAGGTCGGGGCGCTCAGCGGCCGGTCCTCGCCGTCGACGTCCGGCCGGGCCGCCGGTGCCGGCGCGAGATCGACGAGCGAGTCGAGCAGCCGGGCCACCCCGATGTTCGACAGTGCCGACCCGAACAGCACCGGCGTCGCCGCCCCGGAGAGGAAGTCCTTCTCGTCCCAGGTCGCGCCGATCTCGTCGAGCAGCCCCAGCTCGTCCTGCGCGGCCTGCCAGTACTCCGGCTCCTGCGCGGCGATCGTGTCCGTGTCGACGGCCGTCGCGGTCGCCTTGGTCGCCCCGCCGGCCGCACGGGTGAAGGCCGTGTAGGCGCCCGTGTCGCGCTCGATCAGCCCCTTGAACTGGCCCGCGATCCCGAGCGGCCAGGTCAGCGGCATCGGGCGCAGTCCGATGGTCTGCTCGACCTCGTCGAGCAGTTCCAGGGCCTCCCGGCCGGGCCGGTCCCACTTGTTGACGAAGGTGACGATCGGGACGCCGCGGGACCGGCAGACGTCGAACAGCTTGAGGGTCTGCGGTTCGAGGCCCTTGGCCGCGTCGAGCAGCATCACCGCGGCGTCGACGGCGGCGAGCACCCGGTAGGTGTCCTCGGAGAAGTCGCCGTGGCCGGGGGTGTCGAGCAGGTTGATCACGCAGTCGCGGTAGGCGAACTGCAGCACCGCCGACGACACCGAGATGCCGCGGGCCCGCTCCATCTCCATCCAGTCCGACGTCACGCCCTTGCGGCCGGACTTGCCGTGCACCGCGCCCGCCGAGTCGATGACCTCGGCGTGCAGGGCGAGGGCCTCGGTGAGGGTGGACTTGCCGGCGTCGGGGTGGGAGATGACGGCGAAGGTGCGCCGGCGCGCGGTCTCGCCGATGACGTGGGCGTCCTGCGGGTCGGTCACCGTTCCAGGATAGGTGCGTGCCGCATCAGCCCGACGACGGCGCCCGGCTGAGGTCCACGACGCAGAACACGTTGCCCTCCGGATCGGCGATGACGACGAAGTCGGGCTCCGCCGGGTAGCCGTCCCACGCCGGCAGTGTCGCGCCCAGCTCCACCAGTCGCCGGACCTCGTCGTCCTGCTCGGTGGTGGTGTCGACCAGCAGGTCGAGGTGCAGGCGGGGTCGCGGTTCCGGTGGCGAGTCGCTGCGCATGAGACCGAGCACCCGGTCGCCGTCCGGGGTGGTGAGGGTGCGCCAGCGGTCGCTCGACCACTCGTCCGCGACGGTGAGGTGGAGCGCGGCCGACCAGAACGCGGCGGCGCGGTCGAGGTCGGCGACGCCGACGACGGGGAACCCGAGTCTCAGCACGGGCACAGTGTGGGGCCGCCCCCCGACGGTTCGACGGCCCGGCCGCACGAGTGCGACCGGGCCGTCCGTCCCGAACTGACGCGCCGCTCCCACCACGAAGCGACACCGCGGACATTAGGTAAGCCTGACCTAAGTGTCAAGCCTCGCTCCCAGCAGCTCCCGCATCTCGGGGAGATCGAAGTGCTCCACGGTCTCCCAGGCGGACGGACTGCCGTGGTGCGGGTCGGCGCCGGCGTCGAGCAGCGCCGTCACCGACGGGGCCGAGCGGGCGAAGAGCGCCGCGGCGATCGCGGTCTGCCCGCGGTCGTTGGTGCGGCCGGGATCGGCACCCCGGCCCAGGAGATCGGCGACGATCGCGTCGTGGCCGTAGTAGGACGCCAGGATCAGCAGCGTGTCGCCCTTCGGGTCGGTGATCTCCACCGGCACGCCGGCGTCGAGATAGGCCGCGAGCCGGTCGCCCGCGCCCTCCCGGGCCAGGTCGAACATCCGGTGTGCGAGCTCCACGGCGGCCTCGTCCATGGGGCCACCGTAGGTTCGCACGGTCGGGCGCGCGCGAGCACGCACGACTGTCGTACCCCGCGGCTAACCTGCTCAGCGTGAGTTCCCAGACCGACGAGCAGGCCCGCGAGCGGCACGCGCAGCTGGCCGCCGAGGTGGCCGACCACCAGTTCCGGTACTACGTGCTGGACGCGCCCGTCGTGTCCGACGGCCAGTTCGACGAGCTCTGGCACGAGCTGCTCGGGCTGGAGGACGCCCATCCCGGGCTGGCGACGCCGCAGTCGCCGACCCAGAAGGTCGGCGGCACCTTCTCCACCGAGTTCACCGCGCACGACCACCTCGAGCGGATGCTCTCGCTCGACAACGCCTTCTCCGCCGACGACCTGCGGACCTGGCAGGAACGGGTCACCCGCGAGGTCGGCGAGAACCTGCACTACCTCTGCGAGCTCAAGATCGACGGGCTGGCGGTGAACCTGCTCTACGAGGGCGGGACGCTCACCCGCGCGCTGACCCGGGGCGACGGGCGCACCGGCGAGGACATCACGCTGAACATGCGCACCCTCGGAGAGGTGCCGGTCACGCTCACCGGGACCGACGAGTTCCCGGTGCCGGCCCTGGTCGAGGTCCGGGGCGAGGTCTACTTCCGGCTGGAGGACTTCGACCGGCTCAACGCCTCCCTGGTCGAGGCGGGCAAGGAGCCGTTCGCGAACCCCCGCAACACCGCGGCCGGGTCGCTGCGCCAGAAGGACCCGCGGGTCACCGCGTCGAGGAACCTGCGGCTGATCTGCCACGGGATCGGCCGGCGGGACGGGTTCACCCCGGTCACCCAGTCCCAGGCCTACGACGCGCTGGTCGCCTGGGGCCTGCCGATCTCGCCGCGCACGCGGGTGCTGCGGGGGATCGAGAAGGTGGTGGAGTTCGTCGAGCACTGGGGCGAGCACCGGCACGACGTCGAGCACGAGATCGACGGCGTCGTGGTCAAGGTCGACGAGGTCGCGCTGCAGCGCAGGCTCGGCGCGACGTCGCGGTTCCCGCGCTGGGCGATCGCCTACAAGTACCCGCCGGAGCAGGCGACCACGAGGCTCCTCGACATCCGGGTCAACGTCGGGCGGACCGGGCGGGTCACCCCGTTCGCGGTGATGGAGCCGGTCAAGGTCGCCGGGTCGACGGTCGAGATGGCGACCCTGCACAACGCCGACGAGGTGCGCCGCAAGGGCGTGCTGATCGGCGACCGGGTGGTCATCCGCAAGGCGGGGGACGTGATCCCGGAGGTGCTCGGGCCGGTCACCGACGTCCGCGACGGTTCCGAGCGGGCGTTCGTGATGCCGACGCACTGCCCCGAGTGCGGCACCGCCCTGGTGCAGCAGAAGGCGGGCGACGTCGACCGTCGCTGCCCGAACGCCCGGTCCTGCCCGGCGCAGCTGCGCGAGCGGCTGTTCCACGTGGCGGGGCGGGGCTCGTTCGACATCGAGGGGCTCGGCTACGAGGCCGCCGTCGCGCTGCTCACCTCCGGGGTGCTGACCGACGAGGGCGACGTCTTCTCCCTCACCGAGGACGAGCTGCTGCGGACCGACCTGTTCCGGAACCAGAAGGGCGAGCTGACGGTCAACGGCCGCAAGCTGCTCACCAACCTGGAGGCCGCGAAGGACCGTCCGCTGTGGCGGGTGCTGGTCGGGCTCTCGATCCGGCACGTCGGCCCGACCGCCGCCCAGGCGCTCGCTCGCGAGTTCGGCTCCATGGAGGCGCTCGAGCAGGCCGCGGCCCGGGCGAAGGAGGACACCGAGGCGGCCGGCGTCGAGATCGTCTCGGACGGCTCCGCGGGCGAGGAAGCACCGGCCGTCCCGGTCACCGGCGACGCCGCCGTGGACGAGGCCCCCACCGGCGACGCCCCAGCGGACGAGGTCCCCGCCGGCGACGCCCCCGCGGACGAGGCCCCCGCTGCGGCCGGTGGCGACGGGCCGTCCGCCGCGGGCGCCGCGGCCGAGGCGGAGGGCGACGCCGAGGCCGCCGTCGCCGACGCGGAGAAGCAGGAGCGGGCCGCCGTGCGCGCCCGCGCGAAGGCCGTCGCCGAGGCACTGGCCCCGATCGCCGGGGTGGACGGCGTCGGCCCGACCATCGCCGCCGCCGTGCGGGACTGGTTCTCCGTCGACTGGCACCGCGAGGTCGTGGAGAAGTGGCGGGCGTCCGGTGTGCGGATGGAGGACGAGGTCGACGACTCCGTCCCGCGGTTCCTGGAGGGCCTGTCGATCGTGATCACCGGGTCGATGGACACGTGGTCCCGCGACGAGGCCAAGGAGGCGATCATGGCCCGCGGCGGGCGCGCCGCCGGGTCGGTGTCGAAGAAGACCGCGTTCCTCGTCGCCGGGGAGGCCCCGGGGTCGAAGTTCGACAAGGCGACGGAGCTGGGCGTCCCGGTGCTCGACGAGGCAGGCTTCCGGATCCTGCTCGACCGCGGCCCGGACGCGGCGCGGGAACACGCCTCCGCCGGGTGACCCGGGGCGCCGCCCGGCAGCCCGGTGCCGAGTGACCGGCACGTTGGGCGGATCGCGACCGGGCGACCGCGGCCGTCGTCGCGCCGGTCGCGGCGCGACCCGCGTGACCGGCCGCTCACCGGGCGTGTTCCCGTCCGGCGCGGCCGGCGTGCCGGACGGCGACCGGCCCTCCGGCCGGGCGCGTCCGACCGCCCCCGTCCGGCCCGCAGCACCTACTCTCGGAGCAGGCCGGGTGTCCGGCCGGGTGGCGAACGGAAGGCGGAATCTCCGGTGTTGCAGGCGGCTCTCAACGGGTCACGACCGGCGGACGCACATCCCGCCCTCCCGGTGCTGCCGCGCCACCTGGCCCGCGACGCCCGTGCGGTGGCCCGGCTCGGTGTCACCTCGGTGCACGTCCACCCGCGCGACGACTCCGGCTCCGAGACGAACGACCCCTCCGTCGTCGGCGACGTCGTCGCATTGATCCGGCAGGAGGCGCCGGGCATCGAGATCGGCGTGCCCACCGGCCGCTGGATCCAGCCCGACCCGAACGACCGCGTCGAGACCGTCCTGACCTGGGGCCGGCTGGGTTCCGGCAAGCCCGACGTGTGCGGAGTCAACGTGCACGAGCTCGGCTGGACCGACGTCTGCCGGGCCGCCTGGTCGGTCGGCATCGCCGTCGAGCTGGGTGTCTGGACCAGCGGCGACGCGGTGACCCTGCGCCAGAACGGCCTCCCGCCCGGGACCCGGCGGGTGATCGCGGAGTCGACCGTCATCGACCCGGAGACCGCCGTCGCCGAGGGCATCCGGATCCTGCGTGCGCTCGGCCAGCCCCCGGTCCCCGTGCTGCTGCACGGCGAGGAGGAGGGCGCCTGGCCGGTCCTGGAGTACGCGACCCGGGTCAACATCGACACCCGGATCGGTTTCGAGGACGTCCTGGTCCGGCCGGACGGCTGGCTGGCCACCGGCAACGACGACCTCGTCCGCACCGCCCTGTCGATCCGGGTCTGAGCCCCGGGCCCGGCGGGCGGGTCTCAGGCCTTGAGGACCGTCGCCACGATCCCGGCCAGGTGCGCCAGCCGCGCCAGCTCCGACGGCCGGAACACCGGCCCGCCCGGGCGCCCGACCACCAGCGTCTTCGGAGGCACCCCGGTGCCGAACGGTGCCGCGGCCAGCTCGGTGTCCATCGCCCGCCACGGCTCGGGCACCCAGTGGCCGTCGTCGAGCGCGATCGCCCGGTCCAGCGGCAGCCACGGCAGGTCCCCGGTGCGGGTCTCGGGGGCGGCCGAGCTCTCCGCGATGCGGTAGGAGCGGCCGTGCTCGCTCACCGCGACCAGCGCCCACCCGGCCCGGAACAGCCGCGGGACCTCCGCGGCGAGCAGGTCGAGCCCGTGCCCCGGGTCCCCGGCGATCTCGTCGAGCAGCTCCAGCTCGCGGTGTGTGTCCAGCTGCCCGGTGTGCGGGCGGACCGACTCCACCGTCACCCCCGGCACGGACTCGGCCGCGGTGATCAGCACGTCCGGCGGGCGGTGGGTCGACAGCTCGACCGCGATGTCGTCGATCGCCTGCCCGTCGCCACGCTCGACGACGTCGACGCTCAGGATGTCCGCACCCGCACCGCCGAGCGCGGACGCCACGGCTCCGAGGTTGCCGGGCTTGTCCGGGAGGATGACCCGGAGCAGGAACGACACGGACGGATCCTCTCCCTCGGCGCGGACGCCCTCGTGGGCATGCCGGTGACCCCCGCGCGGGCGGCACGGGGCCGTCCGGCACGGGAACCGTGATCCTGCCACCCGGGCCCGCCGGAGGTCATCTCCTCCCCGCCGGTGCGCGGGCGCGGGCGCGGCCACCGGGGGGCGCCCGGGCGGGGGACCGGCGGGAATAGACTGGATGCACACCGGCGCACACGTCCCCGCCGGGGCGTGTCGGGCGGTGTCCCGGGTAGGCCGCAGCACCCGTCGTCGTCGTACCGCCGTCGCGGTGCGGTGGCCGCGAGCGCGCGGGACGCACCGCGACGGGACCGCCCAGCGCAGCCGCGAGCAAAACCATCCCGAGGAGGGGCATGACCGCCGATTCCCCCGCAGCGGGCGGGGCCATCACGCGGGACGAGGTCGCACACCTCGCCCGGCTGGCCCGCCTGGCCGTCACCGAGGAGGAGCTGGACGTCTTCGCGGGCCAGCTCGACGTGATCATCGGGTCGGTGGCCCGGGTCGGGGAGGTCGCCGCCGACGACATCCCGCCGACCTCGCACGCCGTCCCGCTGGAGAACGTGTTCCGGCCCGACGAGCGCCGTCCGAGCCTGGAGCAGTCCCAGGCGCTGGCCGGTGCGCCGGCCGCCGAGCAGGGCCGTTTCCGGGTGCCGCGGATCCTGGGGGAGGAGCAGTGAGCGATCTCGTCCGCATGACGGCCGCCGAGCTCGCGGGGAAGATCCACTCCCGCGAGGTCTCCGCGGTCGAGGCCGCACAGGCCCACCTCGACCGGATCGCCGCCGTCGACGACGGGGTGCACGCGTTCCTGCACGTCGGTGCCGAGTCCGCGCTGGCCTCCGCCGGCCGGGTCGACGCCGCGCTGGCCGACGGGGCCGTCCCGGTGTCGCCGCTGGCCGGCGTGCCGCTGGCGCTCAAGGACGTCTTCACCACCTCGGACATGCCGACGACGTGCGGCTCGAAGATCCTCGAGGGCTGGCAGCCGCCGTACGACGCGACGGTCACCGAGCGGCTGCGCGCCGCCGGGATCACGATCCTGGGCAAGACGAACATGGACGAGTTCGCGATGGGCTCCTCCACCGAGCACTCCGCGTACGGCGTCACCCGCAACCCGTGGGACACCTCGCGGGTCCCGGGCGGGTCCGGCGGCGGGTCCGCGGCCGCGCTGGCCGCGTACGAGGCACCGCTGGCGATCGGCACCGACACCGGCGGCTCGATCCGCCAGCCGGCCGCCTTCACCGGCACCGTCGGCGTCAAGCCCACCTACGGCCAGGTCTCGCGCTACGGCCTGGTGGCCTGCGCGTCGTCGCTGGACCAGGGCGGGCCGTGCGCCCGCACGGTGCTCGACGCGGCGCTGCTGCACGAGGTGATCGGCGGGCACGACCCGCGCGACTCGACGTCGATCGACCGGCCGGTGCCCGACGTCGTCGCGGCCGCCCGCCAGGGCGCGACCGGCGACCTGTCCGGGCTGAAGGTCGGCGTCGTCCGCGAGCTGGGCGGTGAGGGCTACCAGCCCGGCGTCCGGGCCGCGTACGACGCGTCGCTGCGCAGGCTCGAGAAGCTCGGAGCCGAGCTGGTCGAGGTGTCCTGCCCGCACTTCGAGTACGGGATGGCCGCCTACTACCTGATCCTGCCGAGCGAGGTGTCGTCGAACCTGGCCCGGTTCGACGCGATGCGCTACGGCCTGCGTGCGGCCGAGGGCCGCAGCGCCGAGGAGGTCATGGCGAACACCCGCGAGCAGGGCTTCGGCCCCGAGGTCAAGCGCCGGATCATGCTCGGTACCTACGCGCTGTCGTCGGGCTACTACGACGCCTACTACGGCCAGGCGCAGAAGGTCCGCACGCTGATCAGCCGGGACTTCGCGGCCGCGTTCGAGCAGGCCGACGTGCTGGTCTCGCCGACCACACCGACCGTGCCGTTCCCGATCGGGGACAAGGTCGACGACCCGCTGGCCATGTACCTCAACGACCTGGCCACGATCCCGACGAACCTGGCAGGCGTGGCCGGGATGTCGGTGCCGTCCGGGCTGTCCGAGGGTCTCCCGACCGGGCTCCAGGTCATGGCGCCCGCGCTCGGCGAGGCCGTGATGTACCGCGTCGGGGCCGCCTTCGAGGCCGCCCGCGACGCCGACGACGGCGGTCCCCTGATCGCGCGCGTTCCGGAGGTGTCCCCGTGACCACGACCGAACCCGAGCTGGTGGAGTACGACGACGTCGTCGCGCGCTTCGACCCGGTGCTGGGCATCGAGGTGCACGTGGAGCTGTCCACGAACACCAAGATGTTCTGCGGCTGCCCGACGGAGTTCGGTGCCGAGCCGAACACCCAGGTCTGCCCGGTCTGCCTGGGCCTGCCCGGCGCGCTGCCGGTCGTCAACCGGGCCGCGGTGGAGTCGGCGATCCGGATCGGCCTGGCGCTGAACTGCTCGATCGCCCCCTGGGGCCGGTTCGCCCGGAAGAACTACTTCTACCCGGACATGCCGAAGAACTTCCAGACCAGCCAGTACGACGAGCCGATCGCCGTCGACGGGTTCCTGGACCTGACCCTCGACGACGGCGAGGTCGTCCGGATCGGCATCGAGCGCGCGCACATGGAGGAGGACACCGGCAAGTCGCTGCACGTGGGCGGCTCGGACGGCCGGATCCACGGCGCCGACCACTCGCTGCTCGACTACAACCGGGCCGGCGTCCCGCTGATCGAGATCGTCACGAAGATGGTCCCGGACACCGGCGCCCGCGCCCCGGAGGTCGCCCGCGCGTACGTCACCGCGCTGCGTGACCTGGTCAAGTCCCTCGGCGTCTCGGACGTCCGGATGGACCAGGGCTCGATGCGCGCCGACGTGAACCTGTCGCTGTCGCCGAAGGGTGGCGCGCTGGGGACCCGCACCGAGACGAAGAACGTGAACTCGCTGCGGTCGGTCGAGCGCGCGGTCCGGCACGAGATGAGCCGGCAGGCCGGGGTGCTCGACGCGGGTGGCGAGATCGTCCAGGAGACCCGGCACTTCGACGAGGCCACCGGGCACACCCGCGCCGGGCGGCGCAAGGAGACCTCGGAGGACTACCGGTACTTCCCGGAGCCCGACCTGGTCCCGATCGCGCCGTCCGCCGAGTGGGTCGAGGAGCTCCGCGGCACCCTGCCGGAGCTGCCGTGGGAGCGGCGCCGCCGGATCCAGGACGAGTGGGGCGTCTCCGACGAGGAGATCCGCGACCTGGTCAACGCCGGTGCGCTGGACCTGGTCGAGGCGACCGTCGCCGCGGGGGCCTCGTCGCAGGAGGCCCGCTCCTGGTGGGTCGCCTACCTCGCCCAGCAGGCCAACACCCGCTCGGTGGAGCTCGCCGACCTCGCGATCACCCCCGAGCAGGTCGCCCGGGTGATCGAGCTCGTCGCGACGGGGGAGCTGACGAACAAGCTCGCCCGCCAGGTCGTCGACGGCGTGCTCGACGGCGAGGGCTCCCCGGACGAGGTCGTGGCCGCCCGTGGCCTGAAGGTCGTCTCCGACGAGGGCGAGCTGATCGCCGCCGTCGACGCGGCCCTGGCGGAGCAGCCCGACGTCGTGGAGAAGATCCGCGGCGGGAAGGTGCAGGCGGCCGGCGCGATCGTCGGTGCGGTCATGAAGGCGACCAAGGGCCAGGCCGACGCCAAGCGCGTCCGCGAGCTGGTCGTGGAGCGGGTGGGCACGTAGTGCTCGTGAGTGGTTATCGCGGTCAGGACCGCGATAACCACTCACGAGCCACAGACCGCGCAGCCGGTCTGTGGCCCCTGCCGCCCGTCCCACCCCAACCGCCGAAGCACCAGCCCGACCTCCCGCGCGACCCCGCACGGGTCGCCGTCCACCTCCCGCCATCCGAACACCAGGCGGGAGCGGCCGAGGAGCTCGGCGGCGTTGTCCCGGTGCCGGTCGCGGAAGGCGACGCCGCCACGCAGATGGGTCCGGCCGTCGAGGCGGACGGTCAGGGTGTAGCCCGCCTCGTCGTAGGTGACGTCCTCCCAGAGGGTCTGGCCGTCCACCGACAGCGGTGTCTGCCGACGGCCGGCCGGGAGGCCGTGTGCCTGTTCCACCCGGACCAGGTACGCCTCCTCGAGTGCCGAGTGCACGCCGTGGCGCACCATCGACACCGCGCCGAGCAGGGCCCGCCGGTACCGGCGTGGCGGTCGCTCGGTGAGCCGCAGCTCGACCTCGAGCGGCCGGACCCTCCCACCGGTGAGGAGCCCGACCAGCGTGGTCCGGGCGGTGATCGCGTCGTCGCACTCGACGGCGAGATCGATGGCGGTGTCGGCCATCGAGGTCCGTGGCGGGACCGTACGCGTCACGATGTGCCGGTGGGCCCGGGAACGGTGGACCACGATCCGGCCGTGCTGGCTGATCGCGGACGACCGGTAGGGCACGGTCAGGTGCACGGGTGGCGGCCCGACGGGAACGAGACCCCACTCCTCGGCCGCCGTGCGATGGCTGAGCGCCGCCGCCGGTCCGCCGTACAGCAGCGCTCCCGCGATCATCGACGGGCGTGGCGGCGGCCCGGTGAAGGTCGCGTAGACGGACCGGACGAACCCGGACCAGCGCCCGCCGTCGACCTGGGCGAGGATCTCGGCGTCCCCGACCCCGAACGTCCTCAGCTGCGCGATGCTCACCATGCCGGCCTGCTGGTCCAGCAGGTCGAACCACTCGTTCATCCGCCGGTCCTGGACGATCGGCGCCGGCACGTGTCGCCTCGTTCTCCGCATGGGACGACCTTCGCGCCGCGGAGGGCCACCGCACGGGGCGTTCGCGGGGCTGTGGACAACCTCGCCACTTGTGGGCGCTCCGCGCTCGTGAGTGGTTACCGTGGCCAGGACCCTCTTAACCACTCACGGGTCAGATGGCGCTCTCGCCGCCGCCCGTCGGCGGCTGGATGCGCACCACCCGGTCGTCGGTGGCGCCCGGTGCGGCCCCGTCGCGGTTCACCGTGCCCAGCCACAGCAGCCCGTCCGGGGCGACCGTGACGGGACCGATCGAGCCGTAGGTGTCCTGCAGCACCGGCTTCGGGTCGCCGGTGAAGGCCCCGTCCCGGCCCGGGGTCAGGACGTACAACGCCTTCCCGCCGCGCTGGGCGACGGCCAGGGTCCCGGGCAGCACGGTGCACCCGGCGACCCCCGGCCGGTCCGGCCACGTCCACGCGGGTGCTCCCAGCTGCCCGGGCGCGACCCTGTACAGGACGTCGCGCCCGGGAGCCCGGTCGGTCACCCAGGTCGT
Proteins encoded in this window:
- a CDS encoding peptide chain release factor 3 — protein: MTDPQDAHVIGETARRRTFAVISHPDAGKSTLTEALALHAEVIDSAGAVHGKSGRKGVTSDWMEMERARGISVSSAVLQFAYRDCVINLLDTPGHGDFSEDTYRVLAAVDAAVMLLDAAKGLEPQTLKLFDVCRSRGVPIVTFVNKWDRPGREALELLDEVEQTIGLRPMPLTWPLGIAGQFKGLIERDTGAYTAFTRAAGGATKATATAVDTDTIAAQEPEYWQAAQDELGLLDEIGATWDEKDFLSGAATPVLFGSALSNIGVARLLDSLVDLAPAPAARPDVDGEDRPLSAPTSGLVFKVQAGMDKAHRDRMAFLRICSGRFERGMVLTHATTGKPFATKYAQSVFGSERRTVEEAFPGDIVGLVNATALRPGDTLYASGPVEFPSIPAFAPEHFAVIRAKDAGKYKQFRRGIEQLGNEAVIQILRSDLRGDQAPVLAAVGPLQFDVVTGRLETEFNAPVLLDRLPYQIARLTEQAAVDALSSQSECEVLRRDSDGEYLALFSNKWRMDIIQKKFPDLRFEAMPAGSSIS
- a CDS encoding VOC family protein, which encodes MLRLGFPVVGVADLDRAAAFWSAALHLTVADEWSSDRWRTLTTPDGDRVLGLMRSDSPPEPRPRLHLDLLVDTTTEQDDEVRRLVELGATLPAWDGYPAEPDFVVIADPEGNVFCVVDLSRAPSSG
- a CDS encoding ankyrin repeat domain-containing protein, which translates into the protein MDEAAVELAHRMFDLAREGAGDRLAAYLDAGVPVEITDPKGDTLLILASYYGHDAIVADLLGRGADPGRTNDRGQTAIAAALFARSAPSVTALLDAGADPHHGSPSAWETVEHFDLPEMRELLGARLDT
- the ligA gene encoding NAD-dependent DNA ligase LigA — protein: MSSQTDEQARERHAQLAAEVADHQFRYYVLDAPVVSDGQFDELWHELLGLEDAHPGLATPQSPTQKVGGTFSTEFTAHDHLERMLSLDNAFSADDLRTWQERVTREVGENLHYLCELKIDGLAVNLLYEGGTLTRALTRGDGRTGEDITLNMRTLGEVPVTLTGTDEFPVPALVEVRGEVYFRLEDFDRLNASLVEAGKEPFANPRNTAAGSLRQKDPRVTASRNLRLICHGIGRRDGFTPVTQSQAYDALVAWGLPISPRTRVLRGIEKVVEFVEHWGEHRHDVEHEIDGVVVKVDEVALQRRLGATSRFPRWAIAYKYPPEQATTRLLDIRVNVGRTGRVTPFAVMEPVKVAGSTVEMATLHNADEVRRKGVLIGDRVVIRKAGDVIPEVLGPVTDVRDGSERAFVMPTHCPECGTALVQQKAGDVDRRCPNARSCPAQLRERLFHVAGRGSFDIEGLGYEAAVALLTSGVLTDEGDVFSLTEDELLRTDLFRNQKGELTVNGRKLLTNLEAAKDRPLWRVLVGLSIRHVGPTAAQALAREFGSMEALEQAAARAKEDTEAAGVEIVSDGSAGEEAPAVPVTGDAAVDEAPTGDAPADEVPAGDAPADEAPAAAGGDGPSAAGAAAEAEGDAEAAVADAEKQERAAVRARAKAVAEALAPIAGVDGVGPTIAAAVRDWFSVDWHREVVEKWRASGVRMEDEVDDSVPRFLEGLSIVITGSMDTWSRDEAKEAIMARGGRAAGSVSKKTAFLVAGEAPGSKFDKATELGVPVLDEAGFRILLDRGPDAAREHASAG
- a CDS encoding 3-keto-5-aminohexanoate cleavage protein, whose product is MLQAALNGSRPADAHPALPVLPRHLARDARAVARLGVTSVHVHPRDDSGSETNDPSVVGDVVALIRQEAPGIEIGVPTGRWIQPDPNDRVETVLTWGRLGSGKPDVCGVNVHELGWTDVCRAAWSVGIAVELGVWTSGDAVTLRQNGLPPGTRRVIAESTVIDPETAVAEGIRILRALGQPPVPVLLHGEEEGAWPVLEYATRVNIDTRIGFEDVLVRPDGWLATGNDDLVRTALSIRV
- a CDS encoding amino acid-binding protein, producing MSFLLRVILPDKPGNLGAVASALGGAGADILSVDVVERGDGQAIDDIAVELSTHRPPDVLITAAESVPGVTVESVRPHTGQLDTHRELELLDEIAGDPGHGLDLLAAEVPRLFRAGWALVAVSEHGRSYRIAESSAAPETRTGDLPWLPLDRAIALDDGHWVPEPWRAMDTELAAAPFGTGVPPKTLVVGRPGGPVFRPSELARLAHLAGIVATVLKA
- the gatC gene encoding Asp-tRNA(Asn)/Glu-tRNA(Gln) amidotransferase subunit GatC encodes the protein MTADSPAAGGAITRDEVAHLARLARLAVTEEELDVFAGQLDVIIGSVARVGEVAADDIPPTSHAVPLENVFRPDERRPSLEQSQALAGAPAAEQGRFRVPRILGEEQ
- the gatA gene encoding Asp-tRNA(Asn)/Glu-tRNA(Gln) amidotransferase subunit GatA — protein: MSDLVRMTAAELAGKIHSREVSAVEAAQAHLDRIAAVDDGVHAFLHVGAESALASAGRVDAALADGAVPVSPLAGVPLALKDVFTTSDMPTTCGSKILEGWQPPYDATVTERLRAAGITILGKTNMDEFAMGSSTEHSAYGVTRNPWDTSRVPGGSGGGSAAALAAYEAPLAIGTDTGGSIRQPAAFTGTVGVKPTYGQVSRYGLVACASSLDQGGPCARTVLDAALLHEVIGGHDPRDSTSIDRPVPDVVAAARQGATGDLSGLKVGVVRELGGEGYQPGVRAAYDASLRRLEKLGAELVEVSCPHFEYGMAAYYLILPSEVSSNLARFDAMRYGLRAAEGRSAEEVMANTREQGFGPEVKRRIMLGTYALSSGYYDAYYGQAQKVRTLISRDFAAAFEQADVLVSPTTPTVPFPIGDKVDDPLAMYLNDLATIPTNLAGVAGMSVPSGLSEGLPTGLQVMAPALGEAVMYRVGAAFEAARDADDGGPLIARVPEVSP
- the gatB gene encoding Asp-tRNA(Asn)/Glu-tRNA(Gln) amidotransferase subunit GatB is translated as MTTTEPELVEYDDVVARFDPVLGIEVHVELSTNTKMFCGCPTEFGAEPNTQVCPVCLGLPGALPVVNRAAVESAIRIGLALNCSIAPWGRFARKNYFYPDMPKNFQTSQYDEPIAVDGFLDLTLDDGEVVRIGIERAHMEEDTGKSLHVGGSDGRIHGADHSLLDYNRAGVPLIEIVTKMVPDTGARAPEVARAYVTALRDLVKSLGVSDVRMDQGSMRADVNLSLSPKGGALGTRTETKNVNSLRSVERAVRHEMSRQAGVLDAGGEIVQETRHFDEATGHTRAGRRKETSEDYRYFPEPDLVPIAPSAEWVEELRGTLPELPWERRRRIQDEWGVSDEEIRDLVNAGALDLVEATVAAGASSQEARSWWVAYLAQQANTRSVELADLAITPEQVARVIELVATGELTNKLARQVVDGVLDGEGSPDEVVAARGLKVVSDEGELIAAVDAALAEQPDVVEKIRGGKVQAAGAIVGAVMKATKGQADAKRVRELVVERVGT